From a single Loxodonta africana isolate mLoxAfr1 chromosome 9, mLoxAfr1.hap2, whole genome shotgun sequence genomic region:
- the LOC135232378 gene encoding NUT family member 2D-like, translating to MSICWSQITLRVQDVAISGAEGCQTAVVSAQACGDVFRKRTLLVPIVGDSGHGGARAGKVTVQVRTEGRSAELPGIQTFAMVQTPLNWSAPGAPSGALEYAPPPFREASAVIPAMSVVGTQACRGVWSPTLSLQAPPPAAQLASIFPQEKACSGQHASSGEGSLAATQSRPSLDDSSCNPQSVYQNYRRWQCFKSLAWRHHPQSPDTEALSCFLIPVLRSLARLKPTMTLEEGFWRSVQEWQLKSNFDRMIFYEMAEKFMEFEAEEKSEIQMLQQRNASVCLLPPAPRNLDPHGPSSTVVGQHPVFIPKKGGSMAQPPKQHQHRPQHPWEPKRSHEIPPEAVKDYVEIMEDLLGTAHSATVEADGKCEEEANEEQEEENELYPDPGLLSYIDKLCAQEAFITKVEAVIHPQFLEMLLSPDSQVDPMSLRQELEEEEGLTLTQLVEKRLLELKGKVGVEAPPTYVVPTRESPCTESRTSQDAGSTDNHSIQLQMSEKISTKELDTDDLPKDGSSYSNLSKLKDLGPFMWSPMSQELKSEQSTSPQRGPGCTSPRLGNRETLMSLQASPIFSGTPAKVERSSEEEEEEELPSLDFLLASRESLLPWSLSKSPLPASSILHHGVQGTWGESQPRSLETVSLSRPGHTAVKWKIPPQVRAPSLAAKRPYSGADLGVSGRQPLTVGLVEKLVMRDEGADPKSLQQEQSCEKTFILLSQQQWFLDGSM from the exons ATGAGCATCTGTTGGAGCCAGATCACGCTCAGAGTCCAGGACGTGGCGATTTCAGGTGCTGAAGGCtgccagacagctgtggtcaGTGCCCAAGCCTGTGGAGATGTCTTCAGAAAGAG GACACTTCTGGTGCCTATCGTTGGGGATTCTGGCCACGGTGGGGCCAGAGCTGGCAAGGTCACTGTTCAAGTGAGGACAGAAGGGAGATCAGCAGAGCTGCCTGGAATTCAGACCTTTGCCATGGTGCAGACCCCACTTAATTGGAGTGCCCCAGGGGCTCCCAGTGGAGCACTTGAGTATGCTCCACCCCCTTTTAGGGAagcctctgctgtgatccctgccATGTCTGTTGTGGGTACTCAGGCTTGTAGGGGAGTTTGGTCCCCAACTCTTTCTCTTCAAGCTCCACCACCAGCTGCCCAGCTGGCCTCCATTTTCCCCCAAGAGAAGGCTTGCTCAGGCCAACACGCTTCTTCTGGGGAGGGAAGCCTGGCCGCCACACAATCCAGGCCTTCGCTGGATGACTCCTCCTGTAATCCCCAGAGTGTTTACCAGAACTACCGACGTTGGCAATGCTTCAAGTCTCTGGCCTGGAGGCACCATCCCCAAAGTCCTGATACAGAAGctctttcctgctttctcat CCCAGTCCTGCGATCCCTGGCTAGACTGAAGCCCACCATGACCCTGGAGGAGGGATTCTGGCGGTCTGTACAGGAATGGCAGCTCAAGAGCAATTTTGACCGGATGATCTTCTATGAGATGGCAGAAAA GTTCATGGAGTTTGAGGCAGAGGAGAAGTCAGAGATTCAGATGTTGCAGCAGAGGAATGCGTCTGTCTGCCTCCTTCCTCCAGCTCCACGCAATCTTGATCCTCACGGGCCTTCATCCACTGTGGTTGGCCAGCATCCAG TGTTCATTCCAAAGAAGGGAGGTTCCATGGCACAGCCCCCTAAGCAACATCAACACAGACCCCAGCACCCTTGGGAGCCCAAGCGGTCCCATGAAATCCCTCCTGAAGCCGTCAAAGATTATGTTGAAATCATGGAAGATCTCCTTGGAACTGCCCATTCAGCCACTGTGGAGGCAGATGGGAAATGTGAAGAAGAAGCAAATGAGGAACAAGAGGAAGAGAATGAGCTGTACCCAGACCCAGGACTCCTGAGCTACATTGACAAGCTGTGTGCACAGGAAGCATTTATCACCAAG GTGGAAGCAGTTATTCACCCTCAATTCCTGGAAATGTTACTATCCCCAGATTCTCAGGTAGATCCCATGTCCTTAAGGCAGGAgctggaggaagaggaaggactcACTCTCACTCAG CTGGTGGAGAAGCGACTGCTGGAATTGAAAGGAAAAGTGGGTGTGGAGGCACCCCCAACTTATGTTGTGCCAACCAGGGAGTCACCTTGTACAGAGTCTAGGACCAGTCAAGACGCAGGGAGCACAGATAACCACAGCATCCAATTACAGATGAGCGAGAAAATTAGCACAAAAGAGTTGGATACAGATGACTTGCCAAAAGATGGCAGCAGCTACAGTAATTTGTCTAAGTTAAAAGACCTTGGTCCCTTTATGTGGAGTCCCATGTCACAGGAACTTAAGTCTGAACAATCAACTTCTCCTCAACGGGGTCCTGGTTGCACCTCCCCTAGATTGGGAAACAGAGAAACCTTAATGTCCTTACAAGCCTCTCCTATTTTTAGTGGAACACCTGCGAAAGTTGAAAGgtccagtgaagaagaggaagaggaggaactccccagccttgacttcctcttggcATCTCGAGAAAGCCTACTGCCCTGGAGTCTTTCCAAgagtcctctgcctgcctccagcATTCTGCACCATGGAGTTCAGGGTACCTGGGGAGAATCCCAGCCCCGATCTCTGGAGACAGTGAGTCTTAGCCGTCCTGGACATACAGCTGTGAAGTGGAAGATCCCACCTCAAGTCAGAGCTCCATCACTTGCTGCAAAGCGGCCCTACTCAGGGGCTGACCTCGGAGTCTCTGGGAGGCAACCCTTGACTGTGG GCTTGGTAGAAAAACTGGTCATGCGAGATGAGGGTGCTGACCCCAAGTCATTGCAACAAGAACAGTCATGTGAGAAAACTTTCATCCTGCTCTCACAGCAGCAGTGGTTTTTGGATGGGAGCATgtag